A genomic window from Candidatus Binatia bacterium includes:
- a CDS encoding nucleotidyltransferase family protein translates to MSRPHAIILAAGLGSRLRPLTDHTPKPLVEVAGHPLIAYGLGLLRENGIEDVVVNVHHLADRVRDELGDGSKYGVRIRYSVERVLLDSGGGIRQAATLFEQPVDGPLVVLNADVVTEVPLKDVLAFHARRDALATFVLRDDPRKDAYGVFGIDPDGRIQRFLGRGAPPGLPEYMFASVQILSPSVLARMPEGPFSSMRGLYPDLFAEQARLFGYVYNGPWHTADTREDLENTAAALQQNGLPGYMSAHGE, encoded by the coding sequence ATGAGCCGTCCGCACGCGATCATCCTCGCGGCCGGATTGGGCTCGCGACTTCGGCCGCTAACCGACCACACGCCGAAGCCGCTCGTCGAAGTCGCGGGCCATCCCCTGATCGCATACGGCCTCGGCCTGCTGCGCGAGAACGGCATCGAGGACGTAGTGGTCAACGTGCATCACCTCGCGGACCGCGTGCGCGACGAACTCGGCGACGGCTCGAAGTACGGGGTCCGCATTCGATACTCCGTGGAACGCGTCCTTCTCGACAGCGGCGGCGGCATTCGACAGGCTGCGACTCTGTTTGAGCAACCCGTCGACGGCCCGCTCGTCGTTCTGAACGCCGACGTCGTGACCGAGGTCCCACTGAAAGACGTACTGGCCTTCCACGCCCGCCGAGACGCACTCGCGACGTTCGTGCTGCGCGACGATCCCCGCAAGGACGCGTACGGTGTATTCGGCATCGACCCCGACGGCCGGATCCAACGCTTCCTCGGACGGGGCGCGCCTCCCGGGCTGCCCGAGTACATGTTCGCGTCCGTGCAGATCCTGTCGCCGAGCGTGCTCGCACGCATGCCCGAAGGCCCGTTCAGCTCGATGCGAGGTCTCTATCCCGACCTCTTCGCCGAACAGGCGCGCCTTTTCGGGTACGTTTACAACGGCCCCTGGCACACCGCCGATACGCGAGAAGACCTCGAGAACACGGCGGCAGCCCTGCAGCAGAACGGCCTACCGGGGTACATGAGTGCCCACGGCGAGTGA
- a CDS encoding transposase: protein MGRRGYPAEFRRRVLKLVEAGRRVAEVATDLGISQQTIYDWHRQDRVDRGLKSGISSAAQVELAAAHRRVHELKNELQLHRRATKLLEG from the coding sequence ATGGGCAGAAGGGGCTATCCGGCCGAGTTTAGGCGACGGGTACTGAAGCTTGTCGAAGCGGGGAGGCGTGTCGCGGAGGTCGCGACGGATCTCGGCATCAGCCAGCAGACAATCTACGACTGGCATCGCCAGGATCGGGTCGACAGGGGCTTGAAGTCCGGCATCTCGTCAGCTGCCCAGGTCGAGCTCGCCGCGGCTCACAGGCGCGTGCACGAGCTTAAGAACGAACTCCAGCTCCATCGTCGGGCAACGAAGCTCCTGGAAGGGTGA